The Plasmodium malariae genome assembly, contig: PmUG01_00_15, whole genome shotgun sequence genome includes a region encoding these proteins:
- the PmUG01_00033800 gene encoding fam-l protein, which yields MEQKIVLLFINISTFILLTWICHFCSGMNTLKENLDEKYNISRHLNTSNYRLLAKYKQEKDSSIANFKEEMPHKEVKEKKNISNNKKETEGKHKQSCRSSLYIEEYGKNIEKNKCGLTKTKKYFDFEKKIFKELDYEDYVKNIKNIDYKVHKKLARKKRRIRIALLLLFILILILPILDLSLEKITEGGLLGLLYLLYPTSGEAPGVDGSLVTLLSKDGWGNLVKICASTTFIYCVPILIFVVIFILGMVYYYKKVIKYENMKFKKRLNKK from the exons atggaacaaaaaattgtgttgttatttattaatatttcaacGTTTATACTTTTAACTTGGATATGTCACTTTTGCAGTGGAATG aaCACATTAAAGGAGAATTTGGatgaaaaatacaatattaGCAGACATTTAAATACTAGTAATTATCGATtattagcaaaatataagcaGGAAAAGGATTCAAGTATTGcaaattttaaagaagaaATGCCACATAAAGAagtgaaagaaaaaaaaaatatatctaataataaaaaagaaacagaAGGAAAACACAAACAATCTTGTAGAAGTTCATTGTATATTGAggaatatggaaaaaatattgaaaaaaataaatgtggtttaactaaaacaaaaaagtatttcgattttgagaaaaaaatatttaaagaacttgattatgaagattatgttaaaaatatcaaGAATATTGATTATAAGGTACATAAAAAGTTAGCACGTAAAAAACGAAGAATACGAATTGCTTtacttttgttatttatcTTGATATTGATACTACCCATATTAGATCTTtcattagaaaaaattactGAGGGTGGTTTGTTGGGTTTATTATACTTGTTATATCCAACATCTGGAGAAGCACCTGGAGTAGATGGGTCTTTGGTTACATTGTTAAGCAAAGATGGATGGGGtaatttagtaaaaatatgtgcATCAACTACTTTCATTTATTGCGTACCTATCCTTATATTtgttgttatatttatattagggatggtttattactataaaaaagttataaaatatgaaaatatgaagttcaaaaaaagattaaataaGAAGTAA